A genome region from Nocardia sp. NBC_00565 includes the following:
- a CDS encoding FAD-binding oxidoreductase: MTALTDRIDARAAVLEQYTVDETGRAGHRPLGVVHARSLDDVLATVEWAKHTRTPIIARGAGTSLEGHLLARGDEVVLDLSGLDAILDISPTDFTATVQPGVTRTRLNAAAAEFGLQFTVDPGADASLGGMAATNASGTTSVRYGGMRANVLAMQVVFADDTVTRLGRPVRKSSSGYDLKDLLIGSAGTLGIITELTVRLHPIPEWLRSLRISFPSVERAVTAAVEMLGSALPLSRIELIDAPSMAAINTYRGTRYPVGPTLFLDSAATSAAAAAADQNDIRQLCAANGAIETVVAQSHTARHELWEDRHTLFFALKARHPGHEFLVTDTAVPYSRIAEAVATAEELAGQLGLEVAIAGHIGDGNVHVVVPYTDGTRARARRLSDQVVRHALSVGGTASGEHGIGLAKKQYLRAEHGSAVEIMSAVKRALDPLGLLNPGKILD; encoded by the coding sequence ATGACCGCGCTGACCGATCGCATCGACGCCCGCGCCGCGGTGCTCGAGCAGTACACCGTCGACGAGACCGGCCGCGCGGGACACCGCCCGCTCGGCGTCGTGCACGCGCGCAGCCTCGACGATGTGCTCGCCACCGTCGAATGGGCCAAACACACCCGCACCCCGATCATCGCCCGTGGTGCGGGCACGAGCCTGGAGGGTCATCTACTCGCCCGCGGCGACGAGGTGGTGCTGGATCTGTCCGGGCTCGACGCGATCCTCGACATCTCCCCCACCGACTTCACGGCGACCGTGCAGCCCGGCGTCACCCGCACCCGGCTCAATGCCGCCGCGGCCGAATTCGGCCTCCAATTCACCGTCGATCCCGGCGCCGACGCCAGCCTCGGCGGCATGGCCGCGACCAACGCGAGCGGCACGACCAGCGTCCGCTACGGCGGGATGCGCGCGAATGTCCTTGCCATGCAGGTGGTTTTCGCCGATGACACGGTGACCAGGCTGGGCCGGCCGGTGCGCAAGTCAAGCAGCGGATACGACCTGAAGGATCTGCTGATCGGATCGGCGGGCACGCTGGGCATCATCACCGAGCTCACCGTTCGGTTGCATCCGATTCCGGAATGGCTACGGTCGCTGCGGATCTCGTTTCCGAGTGTGGAGCGCGCGGTCACCGCCGCGGTGGAGATGCTGGGTTCGGCGCTGCCGTTGAGTCGAATCGAGCTCATCGATGCCCCGAGTATGGCCGCGATCAATACCTATCGCGGCACCCGATATCCGGTGGGCCCCACACTGTTCCTCGACAGCGCGGCCACCTCCGCCGCCGCGGCGGCCGCCGACCAGAACGATATCCGGCAGCTGTGCGCGGCCAATGGAGCGATAGAAACCGTTGTCGCGCAATCCCATACGGCGCGACATGAGCTCTGGGAGGACCGGCACACCCTGTTCTTCGCGCTCAAGGCGCGCCATCCTGGCCACGAGTTCCTGGTCACCGATACCGCGGTGCCCTACTCGCGGATCGCCGAAGCGGTGGCGACGGCCGAAGAACTTGCCGGGCAGCTGGGTCTGGAGGTCGCCATCGCCGGACACATCGGCGACGGCAATGTGCACGTGGTCGTGCCCTACACCGACGGCACCCGCGCTCGGGCTCGCCGACTTTCCGATCAGGTTGTCCGCCACGCCCTTTCGGTCGGCGGCACGGCCTCCGGCGAGCATGGCATCGGGCTGGCCAAGAAGCAGTACCTGCGGGCCGAACACGGCTCGGCGGTCGAGATCATGTCGGCCGTCAAGCGCGCGCTGGACCCACTCGGCCTGCTGAAT
- a CDS encoding RidA family protein, with amino-acid sequence MNAPFPAARRGSGLVFTSGLAAIDPMTMTPTSTTFSTQVDAVLDQLDKALIEAGSSRERTLKLDCYLADRQWFPAWNAAFAAFFGADAPARTTTVTTLPIDGLLIEIQAIAIAD; translated from the coding sequence ATGAACGCCCCCTTCCCCGCCGCCCGCCGCGGCTCCGGCCTGGTCTTCACCTCCGGACTCGCCGCCATCGACCCGATGACCATGACACCGACCAGCACTACCTTCAGCACTCAAGTCGACGCTGTGCTCGACCAACTCGACAAGGCGCTCATCGAAGCGGGCAGTTCCCGCGAGCGCACCCTCAAGCTCGACTGCTATCTCGCGGACCGCCAATGGTTTCCGGCGTGGAACGCCGCCTTCGCGGCCTTCTTCGGCGCAGACGCACCGGCCCGCACCACCACCGTCACCACCCTGCCCATCGACGGGCTGCTCATCGAAATCCAGGCCATCGCCATCGCCGATTAG
- a CDS encoding alpha-hydroxy acid oxidase: MTMQLDSMYPTRVDFGTLDEIHRAARNALPREVFDFVEGGAGQEITLRDNRAAFDRWRILPEPMSGVANPSTRTSLLGMTLETPILTAPFGGDAMFHTDGHLAVARAAQRHGTVSIVPEAGSYSYEQVKSAAPAAAGIAQLHPFAHAPAVADRIRRAGYGVLCVTVDCSIGGFRTRNMGNRFDPDMRLFAGNLTGRGGAPGVAEVFGQLLKHGDTAWNWADLTQAAARFQLPWIAKGVLTPEAAERAIAAGAAAIIVSNHGGRQVDPAPASLTALPGIRATVGPDLPILFDSGIRTGSDVFLALALGATAVVIGRSALYGLAAAGEAGVSRVLELLTEELRTLMTLAGAATIDRLDATRLVRAQS; the protein is encoded by the coding sequence ATGACTATGCAGCTCGACAGCATGTACCCGACCAGAGTCGATTTCGGGACGCTGGACGAGATCCACCGCGCCGCGCGCAACGCACTACCCCGTGAGGTCTTCGACTTCGTGGAAGGCGGTGCGGGACAGGAGATCACGCTGCGCGACAACCGAGCGGCGTTCGACCGCTGGCGGATTCTGCCCGAGCCGATGAGCGGGGTGGCCAATCCGTCCACCCGGACCTCGCTGCTCGGTATGACGCTCGAAACCCCGATCCTCACCGCACCATTCGGCGGCGACGCAATGTTCCACACCGACGGCCACCTCGCGGTGGCACGCGCCGCGCAGCGGCACGGCACCGTCTCGATCGTGCCCGAGGCGGGCAGCTACTCCTACGAGCAGGTGAAATCCGCCGCGCCCGCGGCGGCCGGTATCGCCCAGCTGCATCCGTTCGCGCACGCGCCCGCCGTCGCCGATCGAATTCGCCGCGCCGGATACGGGGTGCTCTGTGTCACGGTCGACTGCTCGATCGGCGGATTTCGCACTCGTAATATGGGCAACCGCTTCGACCCGGATATGCGGCTCTTCGCGGGCAACCTGACCGGCCGCGGCGGCGCGCCGGGCGTCGCCGAGGTCTTCGGCCAGTTACTCAAACACGGTGATACGGCTTGGAACTGGGCCGATCTCACCCAGGCCGCGGCGCGGTTCCAGCTACCGTGGATCGCCAAGGGCGTGCTCACTCCCGAAGCGGCCGAACGCGCGATCGCCGCAGGCGCTGCCGCGATCATCGTCTCCAACCACGGTGGCCGCCAAGTCGATCCGGCACCGGCCAGCCTGACCGCGCTCCCCGGCATCCGGGCCACCGTGGGCCCCGATCTGCCGATCCTCTTCGACAGCGGAATACGCACCGGCAGCGACGTTTTCCTCGCACTCGCGCTCGGCGCGACCGCGGTGGTGATCGGCCGGTCGGCGCTCTACGGCCTGGCCGCCGCCGGGGAGGCCGGGGTGAGCCGTGTGCTCGAGCTGCTCACCGAAGAGCTCCGCACCCTGATGACCCTGGCGGGCGCGGCGACGATCGACCGGCTCGACGCCACCCGGCTGGTCCGAGCCCAATCATGA
- a CDS encoding amino acid permease, translated as MAAPTQLRRSAFRRPTGFALRNETGEQPLKRTLGRFDLVAMGVGAIVGAGIFVTTGIAAATKAGPAIMLSFVLAGVICVLVALCYSELAAMTPISGSAYTYTRATLGESPAFLVGWNLLLEYAVAAAAVAIGWSGLFTAMLDSLFGVTLPHEITAGPADGGVLNLPALLITAAIIGVLIFDVKLTATVVKILVAVTITALIVVIAIGAPHVGTANWTPFMPFGVNGIAAGAALAFFAYLGFDIVATSAEETRDPARDLPWGIIGSVVLATGLYVAVSAVLTGVAPYPTLNNAAPVATALAAIGAGWIGKVILVASVIALTKGLLMLCYGQTRLIFAMSRDGLLPRALCRTSHRGAPVRLSLLLGTGIAVVAALLPIGTVAELVNIGALFAFVVVAIGVLILRRTDPDRARPFRVPLLPLVPIAAIAGCVWLATTFEGLTWLRFAVWSAIGAAIYFGYGRRHSLVPTQESAAA; from the coding sequence ATGGCCGCACCGACACAGCTTCGCCGATCCGCATTCCGCCGACCGACCGGATTCGCATTGCGTAATGAAACCGGCGAACAGCCTCTCAAACGCACACTCGGCCGCTTCGATCTGGTGGCGATGGGCGTCGGTGCGATCGTCGGAGCGGGCATCTTCGTCACCACCGGCATCGCCGCGGCAACCAAGGCGGGCCCGGCCATCATGCTCTCGTTCGTCCTGGCCGGGGTGATCTGTGTGCTGGTCGCGCTGTGTTACAGCGAACTCGCCGCGATGACACCGATCTCCGGCAGTGCCTACACCTACACCAGGGCGACGCTCGGCGAATCGCCCGCATTCCTGGTCGGCTGGAATCTGCTGCTCGAATATGCGGTCGCCGCCGCCGCGGTGGCCATCGGCTGGTCCGGACTGTTCACCGCGATGCTGGATTCCCTTTTCGGCGTGACACTTCCACATGAAATAACCGCGGGGCCGGCCGACGGCGGTGTGCTCAACCTTCCGGCACTACTCATCACCGCCGCCATAATCGGTGTGCTGATATTCGATGTCAAACTCACCGCCACCGTCGTGAAAATACTGGTAGCGGTGACAATTACGGCACTGATCGTGGTGATCGCCATCGGCGCACCACATGTCGGCACGGCGAACTGGACCCCGTTCATGCCATTCGGCGTCAATGGCATCGCCGCGGGCGCGGCACTGGCATTCTTCGCCTACCTCGGCTTCGATATCGTCGCGACCTCCGCGGAGGAAACCCGCGATCCGGCCCGGGATCTGCCGTGGGGCATCATCGGCTCGGTCGTGCTCGCCACCGGCCTGTATGTGGCCGTCAGTGCGGTGCTCACCGGCGTCGCCCCCTACCCCACCCTGAACAACGCGGCCCCGGTCGCGACGGCGCTGGCGGCCATCGGGGCAGGCTGGATCGGCAAGGTGATCCTGGTGGCGTCGGTGATCGCGCTGACCAAGGGCCTGTTGATGTTGTGCTACGGCCAGACTCGGCTGATCTTCGCGATGAGCCGCGACGGACTGCTGCCGCGCGCGCTGTGCCGCACCAGCCACCGGGGCGCGCCGGTGCGGCTGAGCCTGTTGCTCGGCACCGGCATTGCCGTGGTGGCGGCGCTGCTGCCGATCGGAACCGTCGCCGAATTGGTCAATATCGGTGCGCTGTTCGCCTTCGTCGTGGTCGCCATCGGCGTGCTGATCCTGCGCCGCACCGATCCCGACCGGGCGCGCCCGTTCCGTGTGCCGCTGCTGCCGCTGGTGCCGATCGCGGCGATCGCCGGATGTGTCTGGCTCGCCACCACTTTCGAGGGCTTGACCTGGTTGCGCTTCGCGGTCTGGAGCGCGATCGGCGCGGCGATCTACTTCGGCTACGGCCGCCGTCACTCCCTTGTCCCAACCCAGGAAAGTGCCGCCGCATGA
- a CDS encoding TetR/AcrR family transcriptional regulator: protein MPTVNTRSDAQRSRTVLVDAVGSLLDAGRIGFSIPELAAAAGVGVATAYRHFATPQDAMQAFHRRAIEQLLEALAAIDPSLDPVDRFHRFCRTWVAQARQWGPAVRHIRSHKGFIERLAAGDESITAMHDILADVLEALVRQGKTTQPDLTYAVLLWITIFDERVVYDLTVFQHWSAARVTDQLTRAAAGALGIEV, encoded by the coding sequence GTGCCAACCGTGAACACCCGCAGCGATGCGCAGCGCAGCCGAACGGTGCTGGTCGACGCGGTCGGCAGTCTGCTCGACGCGGGCCGGATCGGCTTCTCGATCCCGGAACTGGCCGCCGCGGCCGGGGTCGGCGTCGCGACGGCATACCGACATTTCGCGACGCCGCAGGACGCCATGCAGGCATTCCATCGCCGCGCGATCGAACAACTCCTCGAAGCCCTCGCTGCCATCGATCCGAGCCTCGATCCGGTCGACCGCTTCCACCGCTTCTGTCGCACCTGGGTCGCCCAGGCTCGCCAATGGGGCCCCGCCGTGCGGCACATCCGCAGCCACAAGGGCTTCATCGAACGTCTCGCCGCGGGGGACGAATCCATTACCGCCATGCACGACATCCTGGCCGACGTGCTGGAAGCCCTTGTCCGCCAAGGCAAAACAACTCAGCCCGACCTGACCTACGCGGTCCTGCTGTGGATCACCATCTTCGACGAACGGGTCGTCTACGACCTCACCGTCTTTCAGCATTGGTCGGCGGCGCGAGTCACCGATCAACTCACCCGCGCCGCCGCCGGAGCGCTCGGCATCGAGGTCTGA
- a CDS encoding alpha/beta hydrolase family protein gives MTIDTTIAYGPHPDHVADLYLPTSDGPAALVVVLHGGFWRAAFDREHARPEAEALAALGYAVANIEYRRVGGGGGWPTTFDDVAQALDVLPGLIEAARPGRIAHDRILYLGHSAGGHLALWAALRHRLPNGVAWRADIAPRVAGVVALAPAADLVDAYERGNGSGAVAEFLGGGPAEFPDRYAAADPLALGTADIPVIVVHGDRDDRLPIELAREYCAKTGSELVELAGIGHFELIDPDSAAWPFVAAALRRCLD, from the coding sequence ATGACCATCGACACGACCATTGCCTACGGACCCCATCCCGACCACGTGGCCGACCTGTATCTGCCCACGTCCGACGGTCCGGCTGCACTGGTCGTGGTGCTGCACGGCGGATTCTGGCGCGCGGCATTCGACCGGGAGCACGCCCGTCCGGAGGCGGAGGCGCTGGCTGCGCTGGGATATGCGGTCGCGAATATCGAGTATCGGCGGGTCGGTGGCGGCGGCGGGTGGCCGACGACGTTCGATGATGTGGCGCAGGCTCTGGACGTGCTGCCCGGATTGATCGAGGCGGCGCGCCCGGGCCGGATCGCCCATGACCGCATCTTGTATCTGGGGCATTCGGCGGGCGGACATCTGGCGCTGTGGGCGGCATTGCGACATCGCTTACCGAACGGCGTTGCCTGGCGCGCCGATATCGCGCCGCGCGTGGCCGGTGTCGTGGCGTTGGCGCCGGCGGCAGACCTTGTCGATGCCTACGAGCGGGGCAATGGCTCGGGTGCGGTGGCCGAGTTCCTCGGCGGCGGACCCGCAGAATTTCCCGACCGATACGCCGCGGCCGATCCGCTCGCTCTCGGCACGGCCGATATCCCGGTCATCGTCGTGCACGGCGATCGGGACGATCGCCTGCCGATCGAATTGGCGCGCGAATACTGCGCGAAAACCGGGTCCGAACTCGTCGAACTGGCGGGCATCGGACACTTCGAACTCATCGATCCCGATTCCGCCGCATGGCCTTTCGTGGCGGCGGCGCTGCGTCGCTGTCTGGACTGA
- a CDS encoding YggT family protein has product MSLIGTLLGLALTAFVLLLLARLVLDWVGVLANGSHPQWVNRARELSHSWTEPVIAPVRRYLRPIRAGSISIDLAFTVVFIVALVLRSIAFSL; this is encoded by the coding sequence ATGAGCCTCATCGGAACCTTGCTCGGGCTTGCCTTGACGGCATTCGTCCTGCTACTGCTCGCCCGGCTGGTGCTGGACTGGGTAGGGGTGCTGGCCAACGGCAGCCACCCGCAATGGGTGAATCGCGCCCGCGAACTGAGCCATTCCTGGACCGAACCGGTGATCGCCCCGGTCCGCCGCTACCTGCGGCCGATCCGCGCGGGCAGCATATCGATCGACTTGGCGTTCACCGTGGTCTTCATCGTGGCGCTGGTCCTGCGCTCGATTGCGTTCAGCCTGTAG
- a CDS encoding transporter substrate-binding domain-containing protein, with the protein MRRPLLHLPLAVLFAVSWLVAAARTGPVATAQEVSRLVTVQQSGVLRVCTTGDYPPYTLREDDAYRGVDITLASDLAATLHVVPQWIPTTWSTLTDDFLAQCDIAVGGISDTTARRQVADFSIPTSIDGKTPVTRRADADTYATIDQINRPEVRVIVNRGGTNEAFARTNFPEAQLTIWPDNLTIYDQLEQHRADVFVTDSVEGRYRQRTHPTLQVLHPDTPFDSAAKAYLLPKGDVLFNTVVNTWLESAIRSGRADQLLADWIG; encoded by the coding sequence ATGCGCAGACCGCTCCTTCACCTGCCGTTGGCCGTCCTGTTCGCCGTGAGCTGGCTCGTGGCCGCCGCACGCACCGGCCCCGTCGCGACCGCGCAGGAGGTGTCGCGGCTGGTCACGGTGCAGCAGTCGGGCGTGCTGCGGGTGTGCACGACCGGCGACTACCCGCCCTACACCCTGCGCGAGGACGACGCCTATCGCGGCGTCGACATCACCCTGGCCAGCGACCTCGCCGCGACCCTGCACGTTGTGCCGCAATGGATTCCGACGACCTGGTCGACGCTGACCGACGACTTCCTCGCGCAGTGCGATATCGCTGTTGGCGGCATCTCCGACACCACGGCCCGTCGCCAGGTCGCCGACTTCTCCATACCGACCTCCATCGACGGCAAGACTCCCGTCACCCGCCGCGCCGACGCCGATACCTACGCCACCATTGACCAGATCAACCGTCCCGAGGTCCGCGTGATCGTGAATCGCGGTGGCACCAATGAGGCATTCGCCCGCACCAACTTCCCCGAGGCCCAGCTGACCATCTGGCCCGATAACCTCACCATCTACGACCAGTTGGAACAGCACCGGGCCGACGTCTTCGTGACCGATTCGGTCGAAGGCCGCTACCGCCAGCGCACCCACCCGACACTCCAAGTCCTGCATCCGGATACGCCCTTCGATTCCGCCGCCAAGGCTTACCTGCTGCCGAAGGGTGACGTGCTGTTCAACACCGTCGTCAACACCTGGCTCGAATCCGCGATCCGCAGCGGCCGAGCCGATCAGCTGCTGGCGGACTGGATCGGCTGA
- a CDS encoding DUF3556 domain-containing protein, with protein MGFLEPDLPVVDMARWSKGTRSERIRPMAEHWAEVGFGTPVALHLFYVGKVCLYILGGWLIVLSTKGIDGFTGVGDWWSEPIVFEKVVLYTLLFEVIGLGCGFGPLNNRYLPPFGSILYWLRPRTIRLPPWPGQIPLTKGTDRTVVDIALYAALLVLTAIAVLSDGTGPVPELDTTVGLLPVWQIAVILGLLALIGLRDKVIFLAARGEVYATLTVTFLFAADVIVAAKLVFVVIWMGAATSKLNKHFPFVVSTMMSNSPVFRRKSLKRKFFENFPDDLRPGRLSRVFAHGGTAVEMCIPLVLFFSHGGWSTAVAAFVMVCFHLAILTAIPMGVPLEWNVFMIFGVLVLFVAHADLGLTSLHSPAPVLLFLVIAGIVIAGNLFPQRISFLPGMRYYAGNWDTTMWCVKASAAEKINRGIVAIASMPQAQLERVYGKDRAQIPMFMGYAFRAMNTHGRALFTLVHRAMPAGREDEYTVTDGERICSTAVGWNFGDGHMHNEQLISAMQERCQFEPGEVRVVLLDAQPIHQQTQEYRLVDAATGEFERGVVFVADMVIRQPWADDVPVHVRESDRT; from the coding sequence ATGGGGTTTCTCGAGCCCGACCTGCCCGTGGTCGATATGGCGCGGTGGAGCAAGGGCACTCGCAGCGAACGGATCCGCCCGATGGCCGAGCACTGGGCCGAGGTGGGTTTCGGTACCCCGGTCGCGCTGCATCTGTTCTATGTCGGCAAGGTTTGTCTCTATATCCTCGGTGGCTGGCTGATCGTGTTGTCCACCAAGGGGATCGACGGATTCACCGGCGTCGGTGATTGGTGGTCGGAGCCGATCGTCTTCGAGAAAGTGGTGCTGTACACGCTGCTGTTCGAGGTGATCGGGCTGGGTTGCGGATTCGGCCCGCTGAACAACAGGTACCTTCCGCCCTTCGGCTCGATTCTGTACTGGTTGCGGCCCAGGACAATTCGGCTCCCGCCATGGCCCGGGCAGATTCCGCTGACCAAGGGCACCGACCGCACCGTGGTGGATATCGCGCTGTACGCGGCGTTGCTGGTGCTGACTGCGATTGCGGTGCTATCGGATGGCACCGGTCCGGTGCCGGAGTTGGACACCACCGTCGGGCTGCTCCCGGTGTGGCAGATCGCGGTGATCCTCGGATTGCTGGCGTTGATCGGGTTGCGCGACAAGGTGATCTTTCTGGCCGCGCGCGGTGAGGTCTACGCCACGCTGACGGTCACCTTCCTGTTCGCCGCCGACGTGATCGTCGCCGCGAAGCTGGTCTTCGTGGTCATCTGGATGGGCGCGGCGACGTCGAAGCTGAACAAGCACTTCCCGTTCGTGGTCTCCACGATGATGTCCAATAGCCCCGTATTCCGGCGAAAGTCGCTCAAGCGCAAATTCTTCGAGAACTTCCCCGACGATCTGCGGCCGGGCCGCCTTTCGCGCGTCTTCGCTCACGGCGGCACGGCCGTCGAGATGTGTATCCCCCTGGTGCTGTTCTTCTCGCACGGCGGATGGTCGACGGCCGTCGCCGCATTCGTGATGGTGTGCTTCCATCTGGCGATCTTGACCGCGATCCCCATGGGTGTGCCGCTGGAGTGGAATGTCTTCATGATCTTCGGCGTGCTGGTGCTGTTCGTGGCACACGCCGATCTCGGTCTCACCAGTTTGCACAGCCCCGCGCCGGTGTTGCTGTTCCTGGTGATCGCGGGCATCGTGATCGCCGGGAACCTGTTCCCGCAGCGGATTTCGTTCCTGCCCGGCATGCGGTACTACGCGGGCAATTGGGATACGACGATGTGGTGCGTCAAAGCCTCGGCCGCCGAGAAGATCAACCGCGGCATCGTCGCGATCGCCAGCATGCCGCAGGCCCAGCTCGAGCGCGTCTACGGTAAAGACCGCGCGCAGATACCCATGTTCATGGGATATGCCTTCCGTGCCATGAACACCCACGGCCGCGCGCTGTTCACCCTCGTGCACCGCGCCATGCCCGCCGGCCGCGAGGATGAGTACACCGTCACCGACGGCGAACGCATCTGCAGCACCGCCGTCGGCTGGAACTTCGGCGACGGCCATATGCACAACGAACAGCTCATCAGCGCGATGCAGGAGCGTTGTCAGTTCGAACCCGGGGAAGTGCGCGTCGTGCTGCTCGACGCCCAGCCGATCCATCAGCAGACCCAGGAATACCGACTGGTCGACGCGGCTACCGGCGAATTCGAGCGCGGGGTGGTGTTTGTCGCCGATATGGTCATCCGCCAGCCGTGGGCCGACGACGTTCCCGTGCACGTTCGCGAGAGCGACCGCACCTGA
- the msrA gene encoding peptide-methionine (S)-S-oxide reductase MsrA: protein MSDTRKAILAGGCFWGMEDLIRRQPGVLSTRVGYTGGRNDHPTYRNHPGHAEAVEIIYDPALTDYRALLEFFFQIHDPTTKDRQGNDIGTSYRSEIFYLDDEQKRVALETIVDVEDSGLWPGKVVTEVTPASEFWEAEPEHQDYLLRYPDGYTCHFPRPGWKLPKRQTTTQ, encoded by the coding sequence GTGAGCGACACGCGCAAGGCGATTCTGGCCGGTGGATGCTTCTGGGGCATGGAGGATTTGATCCGAAGGCAGCCGGGGGTGCTGTCGACGCGGGTCGGCTACACCGGTGGACGCAACGACCACCCCACCTATCGCAATCACCCGGGTCATGCGGAGGCCGTGGAGATCATCTACGACCCGGCGCTGACCGACTACCGGGCGCTGCTGGAGTTCTTCTTCCAGATCCACGATCCGACGACGAAGGACCGGCAGGGCAACGACATCGGTACCAGCTACCGTTCGGAGATCTTCTATCTCGATGACGAGCAGAAGCGCGTCGCACTGGAGACCATCGTCGATGTCGAGGACTCGGGCCTGTGGCCCGGCAAGGTGGTCACCGAGGTAACCCCGGCGAGCGAGTTCTGGGAGGCCGAGCCCGAGCATCAGGACTACCTGCTGCGCTATCCGGACGGCTACACCTGCCACTTCCCGCGGCCGGGCTGGAAGCTGCCGAAGCGGCAGACCACCACGCAATAG
- the msrB gene encoding peptide-methionine (R)-S-oxide reductase MsrB — protein sequence MAQEYNRNPAAIAALSPEQYHVTQENGTERAFTGEYWDNHEPGIYVDVVSGEPLFASVDKFDSGSGWPSFTKPIDTGSVVEKRDFSHLMIRTEARSASGDSHLGHVFTDGPSAAGGLRYCINSAALRFIHLDDLEAQGYGQYKALFTKEDA from the coding sequence GTGGCACAGGAATACAACCGGAATCCCGCAGCGATCGCGGCGCTGTCGCCTGAGCAGTATCACGTCACTCAGGAGAACGGGACCGAGCGAGCGTTCACGGGCGAGTACTGGGACAATCACGAGCCGGGTATCTATGTGGATGTGGTGTCCGGTGAGCCGTTGTTCGCCTCGGTCGACAAGTTCGACAGTGGATCGGGGTGGCCGAGCTTCACCAAGCCGATCGATACTGGGAGTGTGGTCGAGAAGCGGGACTTCAGTCATCTGATGATCCGCACCGAGGCGCGTTCGGCAAGCGGTGACAGCCACCTGGGGCATGTGTTCACCGACGGGCCCAGCGCGGCGGGCGGACTGCGGTACTGCATCAATTCGGCGGCGCTGCGGTTCATCCACCTCGACGACCTCGAGGCACAAGGCTATGGGCAGTACAAGGCTCTGTTCACGAAGGAGGACGCGTGA
- a CDS encoding DUF1707 SHOCT-like domain-containing protein has translation MNPTRPPVLDVLSPSAGADKRRGEPASADEYDERVGRAYAAKTADELVVLFTDLPRPAAGKASRAQPRTLLPVAVIAVLVFATAVVVATHIVPFFVFPVLFFLFIRGHHGFGHGRARRRYQM, from the coding sequence ATGAACCCGACCAGGCCCCCAGTCTTGGACGTTTTATCACCATCCGCTGGTGCAGATAAACGTCGAGGCGAACCTGCATCAGCGGATGAATACGATGAGCGGGTGGGGCGGGCCTATGCGGCCAAGACGGCCGATGAGCTGGTGGTGCTGTTCACAGATCTACCCCGGCCGGCTGCGGGGAAAGCGTCTCGGGCGCAGCCGCGGACGTTGCTGCCGGTGGCTGTGATCGCCGTGCTGGTGTTCGCCACAGCTGTCGTCGTCGCAACACATATCGTGCCGTTCTTCGTATTCCCGGTGCTGTTCTTCCTGTTCATCCGCGGCCACCATGGCTTCGGACACGGCAGGGCTCGCCGGCGCTACCAAATGTGA
- a CDS encoding CGNR zinc finger domain-containing protein: protein MTFAHDTEAALVAAVELVNSAQEPDTLTVIADLDEFFVKHTYTGVHTGDAAELAAVRTLRAPLRRMLTSDRDAAVPLVNETLTKHRAVPQLVRHGDVDYHIHAVPPQAPLPVRIAVETAMAMIDLIRSDELSRLAICADATCEGIVLDLSRNRSRRYCSTACGNRNAVAAYRARQK from the coding sequence ATGACCTTTGCTCATGACACTGAGGCGGCGCTCGTCGCTGCGGTGGAGCTGGTGAATTCGGCACAAGAGCCGGACACACTGACCGTGATCGCCGACCTCGACGAATTTTTCGTCAAGCACACCTATACCGGAGTGCATACCGGCGACGCCGCGGAACTCGCAGCGGTCCGCACATTGCGCGCGCCACTGCGCCGAATGCTCACCAGCGATCGGGATGCGGCCGTGCCATTGGTGAACGAGACCCTGACAAAGCATCGGGCAGTCCCACAACTCGTCCGCCACGGCGATGTCGACTATCACATCCACGCCGTGCCCCCACAGGCTCCACTCCCCGTCCGCATCGCCGTCGAAACCGCAATGGCCATGATCGATCTGATCCGCTCCGACGAGTTGAGCCGCCTCGCCATCTGCGCCGACGCCACCTGCGAGGGCATCGTTCTCGACCTCTCCCGCAACCGTTCCCGCCGCTACTGCAGCACCGCCTGCGGAAACCGCAACGCCGTCGCCGCCTACCGCGCCAGACAGAAATGA